The region atttttatcgATTGATCACAGAGTGCATCGTGACTTATCCAAGTGACAATATTTTCGACACCAAAAAATATACGTAAAGTGAAATGTTCTTcgatgaaaaacatgtttacgCATAAACAATCAACGTGAAAATCAAATAGGATGAAGGTTAATATCTGGAAAATACATGGACcagttttgttattatttttaaaacatcgtGTAGAAATTATAATTCCTAGCTGATCAAATGATGACTAAAACTGAATTATCGAATCTCACATGAAACTATGTTTTTTGAAGGTACAAAACATGCGAGTAGGTAACTTGTAGATTGTACTGTGACTTtggaacattgtacatgttacagtctggacattcgatctcatttgcatacggTCAGAGTTGAATCAAGTCATGTGGCGCGCTATTTCATGCATTCCTTTCGAGATGCTATCTACATAACAATACGGTGTTATTTTTAGAATACTATATTAGCCTGCGTTATAGCCTGCGTACCTGCGTAATGTATGTAAAATTAGCCTTGGATTCAAAATAATAGACTGTGTTTATGAACCTCTGTGCCGGATCCAATAATTTACAATGGAAATGGTGATAAATTCAAAATGGGAGTCTTAATATTTAAAACTTATAGATATATTCCTTACTAGTGAATCTTTTGGAGAAGAAAGATCTCCGTTCGCAACGGTTTTTAGTAAAATCCGGCGACCTAGATCATAAGGCTGCGGGATGTCACTCATCTAGAAGCTGACGATGTATTCCAATGCAATCGACGCGTCGACGTAATACAACCAGTCCACCGTGACCCCTGTTTTTCAACGTCCATAATTGACTACTGTATATGACGTAATACGAGTGAAAACTGGGCATTGGGAAAAGGATAAACCTGGTCGAACAAGATGGCTTTGAACAGTATACGGGGTTGTGGACTACACCGTCAACTAACCGCCAATATTCCACAATCAACCAAGACATTTACAAACCAAAGACCTGGTCACCTCATTCGTGTTTATAGAACTTCATCGGCAGCATTGAACTCAAACCTTGGTAATGAACGTGAAAACGTTGACAAAACTTCAATTAAGTCGTTTGATGAAATGCCTGGTGAAAGTTATGGACCTCTAGGCGCTATATATTACTTGTACAATATCCGAAAACAGGGACTCTTCTCGAGGCCATGGTTACTAGCCAAACAAGGGAAGGAGAAATTTGGTCCAATTTTTAAGAGTAAAATAGCTGGCATGCCGCCGATTGTGATGGTATGTGAACCTAGAGATTTTGAAATGGTGTTGAGGAATGAAGGAAAGTATCCTCAACGTGCCGAGTTGACTCCATGGATACTGTATAGAGATAGCAAAGGTTACGAAAAAGGAGTGTTGCTTTCGTGAGTAACGTTACTCATTTTTTACTGGTTTCTAATTgttcttcaaattcatgaaaaCTCATCCAAAATTTACTGTACGTGTATACTATACACCTTTGTATGATTAATTCATTCTGTTCTCATACGGACAATGATTGGTTGTAGTAAATTTGACGTCATCAGTGTGCATCGTAAATTTCATGTTGTTAAAGATATTGGACTCCGTAGTTATTGTTTTACACAGCAGACCACAGTTCCTGCATACCATTTCCACGATATAAAACTATAACTTATTAGCGACATAGATACAGCGCACGAAATCAAAGCCATAAACACACTATGTTTGACCTTGACATCTTTTTGGCTATTTTTGCTTATTTGAATATTGATCCAGTGACCCAACATGTCACTGTACGCATGTTTATTACAAACATTTGACACGTTTACACCGTTCGTGCCGTTTATTATAAAGATCGACACGCTTACACCGTTCGTTCTGAGTATCAATATATTAACCCCTTTATTACCTTATTGTCCCATCCCGTACCAAGACCTACCAACTCACAGGAACATGTAACATTTCGTCATGCATggtacatggtacatgtatatggactTCACAGTGACAAGTTACCACTATTCcaataacatacattttatcGACATTGTTATTTCTCAGTCACCGTCTACAAGTTTGATTTAccttatataaataaatattttcttaaATGACCCACTAGGAATCTCAATTCAACATGACGAATAGATGAAAAGACGTTAGAATACCCAAGTGCCCAACGCTGAATGTAGATTACATGACTAGTTACCTAGGAAACGTTCATATGTTGTTTCCATTTTATGTTAACTTTGAAGGGATGGTCCTAAATGGCACAGAAACAGATCGGCTCTCAGTAAACGTTTGCTACGACCCAAACACCTGTCTGCTTACACTGATGGTCTGAATGACGTAGTTGTTGATATGGTGAAGAAGATTGTAAAGACCAGGCAACCAGACAATATTGTACCAGATATAGAAAATATCTGCTTCAATTGGGCTACCGATTGTAAGtattttaaatgtcaaaaaacCCTTTTACATAAAAACTTTGTTTACAAGCTTAAAAAACAGGAAGACGCAAAAAGTGGAAGTTTGTCCCCATCAGAGATCAATCTAGTACGTAAGACTATGTACATCATCAGATATTCGCATGTGATActataaaatttaaaacattgtGACACCATTTTGGGGTACTAATAAATGcgaaacagacagacactacAGTTCAGTTAGCAAGCATTCTTCTTGTATTATAACCACCACTGTGCCACGTTGTGTCGAAACAGATTTGCTTCTTCAGAgtgtgaatacatgtacacgtatgtgTAATTAACTTAATCATTGATAGCCGAAAACGGAGCATCAGTTACAGCCTGTGCCACTTTAGAGATGTGCATattgtatataacatttgtaTGACTTGTTAGACTGGCATCTTGCGTTTTTGGTATTACTGAATATACAAGTTGAGATCAAGTTGACCTTTCTAATTTCGGTGCACCACATATACTTCACTGTACTCAATGTATCACTCCCTCGTTCAGCTTCCTGGTCCATTATCCTGGATAAAAGACTGCACTTACTGGACGATAACCCCAGCAAGGAAGCGGAAGGGTTTATCCAAGCTGTGCATGATGTGATGGGCACCAGCTGGATGTTATTCATGACTCCTGCAACACTACACAAGAAATTCAACACAAGGTATTGGAGGAAGCATGTCGCAGCGTGGGACGTCATTTTTGACACGGGTACGACCCAATCAAAGTTTTAGAATTCTGAACCGAAGAACGGAAAACCCGTAATTACCTTATGTTAATTTTATAGTTCACTGCATCGACTTTTTTTTCGAACAGATTTGAAATTTTTTACTTGAACTTAAAAAAGTCAGGGCCTTCGAAAAATACTTTCAAAAAGACCCGAAGAGGTTACAAAAATTTCCAGAGAGGTGATATCCTATCAAACCTGTCTGTATTGCATTTATGTATTATGAGAATATAGACAGTGGTTTAACCACACCAcagtgagtgaaggtataaatcgtaacgatactgtataggaactagactacgaCGTGTAGGGTTTTTCATTCGTGCAAACGCATTTGATAATTTCGAATGTCTTTGATGGTTTTCTTTTCAGCAAAGAATCTTATTGATGAACAAATGGATAAGTTGATGAAGGATTCATCAGGAGATGGCGTggaagagacagagacagagatgaATTTTCTAAGAACGATCGTAGCCCAGGAGAAGCTCACAGTTGACGAGATATACGCAAACACAACAGATTTGATGATGGCAGCAGTAGATACGGTAGATACCTAGAATCACGCGTTTACAGATATTACATTCCAAAACACTTCAGAGATTTTACctataaaatgaattaattcGCAATGATTAATTACGAAATTAAATGCTAATAACAAGaagctgattgattgattgattgattgattgattgactgactgactgactgactgactgactgactgactgactgactgactgattgattgattgaatatgCTATATCTTTTGATCTCAATTTCTTCACTTTGTCGACCTGTAGACTGCCGACGTATCATGAGACTTTTCACATTATATCCATcattaatatcatataacatatCTTAGTTCATTATTtcactgtatgcaaattgtcTGATTTTTACCAGACATCCAATGCTATAATGTGGACATTATACCATCTATCGAAGAACCAGCGCGTCCAGCAGAAATTGTACGAGGAAGTGAGTCAGGTTCTTTCCAGAGGAGAGACACCAACCTATCAACACATCTGTAGAATGCCGTATGTCAAAGCTGTGATGAAAGAAAGCATGAGGTATTAATACACAAACGAGCATTTTCCTATAAAATTTCCAGCCACGCTTTCAATTATGCATTTATGGAATGTTAGTAATGTGTTATGTGAATAACCCTAGCATCCATTTTCTTacaaacaagtttttttttatatacattattttgataGGCTAAGCATAGTTTCAAATAGAGTTCTAGGAGGTGGAACATCCTTACGTACTGGGTATTGTTTATCTTGGCGATTGCGAGGTTCATGACATACCACTATTGCCAGTGCTCGGACACCATTACGTATACTTTAAATTGTCATCAACAACTTCATCAATTTTGTTGACTGAAAATATACCGTTGTTAGGCTACAATGTATATCAAAAGTATGATTAACCTATTCTAAACTCATAATTGTTGTTTTCCCACCAGACTAAATCCTGCATCTGCTAATATACCTCGTGTTCTACAACATGATATAAACATTCGGGGATATACAATTCCAGCTGAGGTCAGTAGTGAATAAATGCTATGTGTTTCTCTTTCCGATCATACTTGGTACTATGAAATTAATGTAGATTACTTTCTCTGATAGGGTCCAAGCTAGTGTGAACGTGGCTTTGGTCTCTATACGTTTAGTTCAGTTCCGTCTGCATTCGGATATTGTAAAATGAACTACTTTACAAGCAActgttcacatttttaaaatcaaccccccccccacacacacacacatacacctacacacacacacacacacacacatatatatatatgcatataatgacatatattcaaataataataacaataataacaatacgAATACCCTTTGAAAGATACATTATTTTCTTGACccaagagggcgctatataaTGCAATCCGAAAGTGTAAATTTCAAACACTATAGATCCATATCATATGGATTTGTATGACTACTGCTGTATTTAATTTTGATTACTATTCTGTAGACCATGATTCTGTATCCTAGTATGCTGAATGGACGAAGTGAGGACTACTTTGATTGTCCTGATGAATTTCTACCCGAGAGATGGCTACGTGAAGAAGGTCAACATTTTGATGGATTCCGGATTCTGCCGTTTGGATTTGGACCACGAGGATGTATAGGTGAGAAGGAATAgtttcaaacatttaaaaacatgACGTAATCGTAACAGTTTCCTATAGTTAAGTAGAACGAAATTCAAACAACAAAGCAAAGTGATTTATTTGGTATCTTTAAATTTATTGAAGTAACAGAGGAAGTATTAGGGGAAAGTTTAGGGAAAGTGTTTGGGTCAAACTGGAGAAGTGAAATGGAAGGATATCAAATGTGTGTGCAGCTGTAGCTCAAACTTGCCATACGACATGACTAGATATCGATGCACACGTTCGAGACACCATATTCAtgaacatgcatgcatgtatgcatgtatgtatgtatgtatgtatgtatgtatgtatgtatgtatgtatgtatgtatgtatgtatgtatactatgtatgtatgtatgtatgtatgtatgtatgtatgtatgtatgtgtgtgtgtgtgtgtatgtatgtatgtatgtatgtatgtatgtatgtatgtatgtatgcgtgcgtgcgtgcgtgcgtgcgtgcgtgcgtgcgtgtgcgtgcgtgcgtgcgtgcgtgcgtgcgtgtgtatgtatgtatgtatgtatgtatgtatgtatgtatgaatgtatgtatatatgtacgtacgtacgtgtgtgtgtgtgtgtatgtgttcatttatttatctgttttatcgttttacaaatgaaaatatcatctACTGTCTATTTATTACTACTCTTAGGAAAAAGGTTAGCTGAACTTGAAATTCACATCGCTTTGGCCACGGTAGGTAATATTATAAAGAAAATCAACATATCACCATCTCATAATGTTTATGAATGGTAATGATAATCTACTTGATTGAAAAGAAGAGCGTGCAAAGCATTTGTTTATCTTTGTTTGCATCGTAATCGCGCTATATATGCTAGTTGCCCAGACTATCGCCGCTGGGACTCTGTCTTCAAGGCCCCCGCCCCTCCCCCAAGCGAGATGGAGGTCTCAGGCTAACCTGGACAATAATTTGGTAGGCCCCCGAGTGATATATGGCGTTGTTAGCGATTTGATCACATAGATGGTCTGTCATTCTTGCATACCGTTAAAATAAGTAGTTTTATCACAATGAGACTAACATCATGCTTTACCAGAGCTAACATTTGTTCCCTATATATTCTACACTATATGCATTGCTATACGGTATTTTTCCAGACATTACTAATTTCGGCATTGCTGATGACGTAATTACAACGCTATTGTATGCTGCTTTTTTCTTGGTAATGTCCGAAATAATGACCCTTACATGACATATATTGCATGTGTCCCTTAGTTATACGACTACGAGTGTAACACTTCAGCTCTTTTTCTTTTCAGATATCCCAGAGATTTATCCTGGAAAGTACACGTGATGTTGGTTTGAAATTAAGAACCGTACTTGTTCCTGATAAACCCCTCAACTTAAAGTTTATAAACCGGAAAACGACTTGAACATTCCAACCGAAGTAAAGAGTTACGAATTAGCCCCATCTTTACACTGACGTCCATCCCGTACCAACTGTCGTCAAACTTTCAAATGACGACAAGACTTTGTATTGCATAATTTATAAGTTACTTTCTAAACTGAGATATGAAATGACTTGAACTTAAAGTTACCATTTACTCTAATCTATCTCCAATTTATGTTtacttcaattttaatacatttgAGTTTTCTTGATACGCTATACCattgtacaacaacaacaacaacaacaacaacaacaacaacaacaacaacaacaacaacaacaaagaaattaaataaaacacgttaattatataaatgactGATTACAAAAATAGCGCCAGTGACGTAGCGCAAATTCAAGAGAACAaacgtgcatgaaggtcaagaggAGAATAATTTCTTATCCtttatgttttaaatgtaaacttttttttagctttaaataCTCTACCACTTTAATAGAGACTTTGGTGTAATAGACATGGATCTTTTTGAATACTGCCCCCTTGCGGTTTGATATTTTTGGGCTAATTAGCCTAAGTTCTGTAAAAACAGGTTTCAGCATGACACGTAGCTGATCCCGTCTCTAAGTTATAATCAGCCTGCCTGCAATACAAAGGTTACTTGGTATAAACAGAAGTTTTAATATTACACGACACCTAAAGAGACTAACGCAACCAATCGTTCAATATTTGCATTATAGAATTCCAAATTACgacaatattaatatcaattgATAATATTGGCAAGGATTCTATATTTTTGATAAGTGTTGAtttattataaatacatgtacacgtaaatACAAGTATTATTTCAAAGGACCAAAGACGTTACAGAAATCATGTACATAGTCTCATGACAACTAAGTTTTATTATGATTCGTGCAAAATTGTAtgtttatatctcaaaaatctaaataattatattttttaaattataattaatattggtattatacatattgttgaatttgtatttaaaaatacatCTGGTGAATAAAATCGTTTCAAGGGGCTACAAAAGTATGAATGATATTTAGTGGACAATAATTATTGACTCAAGAGTTATTTTCCAAAGTCCTAGTATAGGCCAAAACGGTAACTGTATAAACTCAATTGGTACTGTAGAGTACACTAGTTCAGAAGCCCTGATGGTAGCATGGGCAAGACAACTGACTAATGGGTACAGGTGAAGTGAGAGATGGAagttgtacaaatgtaagaCATTATATTATAGAAGACTTGACAAACATGAGTGGAACTATATTCAATTAGATGTTATaccccaataattttcttcagccaaggaaaatacgagtgacctaaggggccttagTCACCGTGACTTCGAGTCGCTAGATGAAtggtgacaacccttaggtcacgagtattttccgactgaatgaagaaaaatattggggaataacagaattataccatcgccagtaatatcaaagaaaaatcggggaaagtaatggaaaTTACGAATGTTTTAAGTCATATTTCgaaacagcagaaccagtgacatagacttgtgcgttgtcgtgacatagatgaGTCTCGTAGTGACGTAAAACGACTGGAGAAAagattccatattttttgttcaacttggcttgtgtatggtgtAAGATTGATTTATACGCCGCTATGAACTCAAATTCATATCCAGCCTTAGtctta is a window of Glandiceps talaboti chromosome 5, keGlaTala1.1, whole genome shotgun sequence DNA encoding:
- the LOC144435874 gene encoding 1,25-dihydroxyvitamin D(3) 24-hydroxylase, mitochondrial-like, with product MALNSIRGCGLHRQLTANIPQSTKTFTNQRPGHLIRVYRTSSAALNSNLGNERENVDKTSIKSFDEMPGESYGPLGAIYYLYNIRKQGLFSRPWLLAKQGKEKFGPIFKSKIAGMPPIVMVCEPRDFEMVLRNEGKYPQRAELTPWILYRDSKGYEKGVLLSDGPKWHRNRSALSKRLLRPKHLSAYTDGLNDVVVDMVKKIVKTRQPDNIVPDIENICFNWATDSSWSIILDKRLHLLDDNPSKEAEGFIQAVHDVMGTSWMLFMTPATLHKKFNTRYWRKHVAAWDVIFDTAKNLIDEQMDKLMKDSSGDGVEETETEMNFLRTIVAQEKLTVDEIYANTTDLMMAAVDTTSNAIMWTLYHLSKNQRVQQKLYEEVSQVLSRGETPTYQHICRMPYVKAVMKESMRLNPASANIPRVLQHDINIRGYTIPAETMILYPSMLNGRSEDYFDCPDEFLPERWLREEGQHFDGFRILPFGFGPRGCIGKRLAELEIHIALATISQRFILESTRDVGLKLRTVLVPDKPLNLKFINRKTT